One window of the Halobacillus litoralis genome contains the following:
- a CDS encoding bifunctional adenosylcobinamide kinase/adenosylcobinamide-phosphate guanylyltransferase, which produces MLTLIIGGVRSGKSTYAEKLAAHSHSQTDSLYYIATSVNTDEEMNERIIKHKKARKEAPQQWIVFERPTRPSSIKLQQRGTVLLDCVTTWTANEWMEKIESETMDELVTRMVTEVEKMMQSTEHLILVSNDLFSDAMKFEPAIQEFLQLIGKLHQQLVKKADRAVKMEFSYPQIKKGRIL; this is translated from the coding sequence ATGCTTACCCTGATCATCGGCGGCGTACGAAGCGGAAAAAGTACATATGCAGAAAAGCTTGCTGCCCATTCCCATTCCCAGACCGACTCTCTTTACTACATAGCTACGAGCGTCAATACAGATGAAGAAATGAATGAACGGATTATAAAGCATAAGAAGGCACGAAAAGAGGCTCCGCAGCAATGGATCGTTTTTGAGCGTCCTACTCGTCCATCCTCTATCAAACTTCAGCAAAGGGGAACAGTTTTGCTTGATTGTGTCACGACATGGACAGCCAACGAATGGATGGAGAAAATAGAATCGGAAACGATGGATGAACTGGTTACACGAATGGTGACAGAGGTCGAGAAAATGATGCAGAGTACTGAACATCTTATCTTAGTATCAAATGATCTGTTCTCGGATGCAATGAAATTTGAACCAGCGATTCAAGAATTTCTGCAGTTAATAGGGAAGCTTCATCAACAACTCGTGAAAAAAGCCGATCGTGCTGTGAAGATGGAGTTTAGCTATCCGCAAATCAAGAAAGGAAGAATTCTATGA
- the cobD gene encoding threonine-phosphate decarboxylase CobD encodes MNWPSHGANPTKLYNKMNAEPPTSLLDFSVNTNPFGSPEGLISHLEKILGKIHSYPDPDSERLHQRLAEHHEVSLDNVLLGNGASELIYLFAQLWQGKHIGVVQPTFSEYQKACQAYGCTIYPIMLEEQYQFALHQSDYESYLEKIDVLFLCHPNNPTGAMYHPLVLRDLICRCEQKGIVVLIDEAFHDFVIDESFYSPSVLENSNVILLRSLTKMFAIPGLRLGYVLGNPSLIKQMKTYQPTWSVNAFAEEAGLYCLDASGFRQQTAEAISVEKQSLFLKLKELGYQPMRTQTNYFLMKDPFHEDTKQMIEFLLKNGVIVRHTYNFPSLDGRFVRLAIKRTEENERLLSSLERWSSLCLP; translated from the coding sequence TTGAATTGGCCATCACATGGAGCGAATCCAACTAAACTTTATAATAAAATGAATGCGGAACCACCAACGTCATTGCTTGATTTCAGCGTAAATACCAATCCATTTGGTTCGCCGGAGGGATTAATATCCCATTTAGAAAAAATTCTCGGAAAAATTCATAGTTACCCTGACCCAGACAGTGAGCGCTTGCATCAAAGACTAGCCGAACACCATGAGGTATCGTTAGACAACGTGTTGCTAGGCAATGGTGCATCCGAACTGATATATCTATTTGCTCAATTATGGCAAGGCAAGCATATAGGGGTTGTCCAGCCGACATTTTCTGAGTACCAAAAGGCGTGTCAAGCCTACGGATGCACGATTTATCCGATCATGTTAGAAGAGCAGTATCAGTTTGCCTTACACCAATCGGATTATGAATCCTATCTGGAGAAGATTGACGTCCTCTTTCTATGTCATCCAAATAATCCGACAGGAGCCATGTACCATCCACTCGTCTTACGGGATCTGATCTGCCGATGTGAACAAAAAGGAATCGTCGTATTGATAGATGAAGCATTCCACGACTTTGTGATAGATGAATCGTTCTATTCTCCGAGTGTTTTGGAAAACTCAAATGTCATTCTCCTTCGATCACTGACGAAAATGTTTGCTATTCCTGGTTTGCGACTCGGATATGTGCTGGGGAATCCCTCCCTGATCAAACAGATGAAAACGTACCAGCCAACTTGGAGTGTCAATGCATTTGCTGAAGAGGCGGGATTGTATTGTTTAGATGCCTCTGGTTTCCGACAACAGACTGCAGAAGCGATTTCTGTTGAGAAGCAATCTCTTTTTCTGAAGCTTAAAGAGCTGGGGTACCAGCCTATGAGGACCCAAACCAATTACTTTTTAATGAAGGATCCCTTTCATGAAGATACGAAGCAGATGATTGAGTTTTTGCTGAAGAATGGGGTCATCGTAAGGCATACCTATAATTTTCCCTCTCTTGATGGAAGGTTTGTGCGGTTAGCGATTAAACGAACAGAGGAGAATGAACGCCTCTTATCCTCTCTCGAAAGGTGGAGTTCTCTATGCTTACCCTGA
- the cbiB gene encoding adenosylcobinamide-phosphate synthase CbiB — protein MLSHLIAITLAYGLDRLFGDPKGIPHPVIGMGKLISYLEKVWNQGGGRIVKGGFMAVLVIGICFFSSFVMVEQLFDWNHYAAIGLEAVLIWTTIAEKGLRQAAMEVYRPLKKGDLPRARKYLSYIVGRDTDHLEEPQIVRGTVETVAENISDGVTAPLFYALIGGAPLAIAYRAINTCDSMVGYRNERFKDFGFVSAKLDDLFNLIPSRLTAFVMILFSSFSIKEKQKLFQELPVQARRHPSPNSGWGEAATALLLGVQLGGINYYFGEKSERPKIGKALRSPAAYHIEQVNHLLAITVWMWMLLLWLGGIGIELAITWSESN, from the coding sequence ATGCTATCTCACTTGATTGCCATTACGCTTGCATATGGATTAGATCGATTGTTTGGTGATCCAAAAGGAATACCTCACCCAGTCATAGGAATGGGGAAGCTGATATCGTATTTAGAAAAAGTTTGGAACCAAGGGGGAGGCAGAATAGTCAAAGGTGGATTTATGGCTGTTCTCGTCATCGGAATCTGTTTTTTCAGTAGTTTTGTGATGGTTGAGCAGTTATTCGATTGGAATCACTATGCAGCAATTGGATTGGAAGCTGTACTCATTTGGACGACCATTGCTGAAAAAGGACTTCGTCAAGCTGCAATGGAAGTGTATCGTCCATTAAAGAAAGGGGACCTTCCGAGAGCGAGAAAGTATTTATCCTATATCGTCGGGCGTGACACCGATCATTTAGAAGAGCCTCAGATTGTAAGAGGGACAGTAGAAACAGTGGCAGAGAACATTAGCGATGGGGTAACAGCCCCGCTATTTTATGCCCTGATCGGAGGAGCCCCTCTTGCCATTGCCTATCGCGCAATCAACACCTGTGACTCCATGGTGGGCTACAGAAATGAGCGTTTTAAGGATTTTGGGTTTGTCTCTGCCAAATTGGATGATCTTTTTAACTTGATTCCAAGTCGGCTAACTGCTTTTGTGATGATTCTTTTTTCATCTTTTTCTATAAAAGAAAAACAGAAGCTGTTTCAGGAACTTCCCGTGCAGGCGCGGCGTCATCCAAGCCCAAACAGCGGTTGGGGAGAAGCGGCGACTGCTTTACTTCTGGGGGTGCAATTAGGGGGGATAAATTATTATTTTGGCGAAAAATCAGAACGACCGAAGATTGGAAAAGCCTTGAGATCCCCAGCTGCTTATCATATCGAACAGGTGAACCATCTTTTAGCTATTACGGTCTGGATGTGGATGTTATTACTATGGTTAGGAGGAATCGGAATTGAATTGGCCATCACATGGAGCGAATCCAACTAA
- a CDS encoding adenosylcobinamide amidohydrolase, whose protein sequence is MIEVNHLYAGYEKDILRDVSFLVQKGEVLGIIGPNGSGKTTLLKALNQTLSKVRGEILIDGRAADALTSKEMAREMAVLPQHHQLSFSFSVEQTVLMGRYPYQKGLFKHWKVEDYNIVDKVMEQTGIKRFRNKLLLSLSGGERQRVFLAQALAQQPQILLLDEPTNHLDFSYQKNMLDALKEMSIQESLTVIAIFHDLNLASLYCDRLLLLEEGRVRAFHTPEKVLEGTKLSEVYQSSINVHAHPYFSKPLTNVVPSYTGNIEKVSVDPNYLDICSDRVYYHSPSPLKCYSSAVLHPGFGWYRHFINLHVDQSFNCENPVAYLEDYADEQGYQTYETLGMMTAAMVEDVCDKVIEGDGFRVLVVVTAGTSNAVDVIHANQHIQQAVPGTINTWIFVDGDLSEQAYVQSVMTATEAKVKAMVELNIRDDVSGTLATGTSTDSTLIGSTQQGKRLEYGGSISPLGRVIGRAVFDTTKLAIERYLKRRGEA, encoded by the coding sequence ATGATTGAGGTCAATCATCTTTACGCGGGCTATGAAAAAGATATTTTACGTGATGTTTCCTTTTTGGTTCAAAAAGGAGAAGTATTGGGCATCATCGGTCCTAATGGGAGCGGGAAAACAACTCTTTTAAAAGCTTTAAATCAAACTCTTTCTAAAGTACGTGGGGAAATTCTCATTGATGGACGTGCGGCAGATGCTTTGACATCTAAGGAAATGGCCAGGGAAATGGCCGTACTCCCGCAACATCATCAACTATCCTTTTCCTTCAGTGTCGAGCAGACGGTATTAATGGGGCGGTACCCTTATCAGAAAGGGCTATTTAAACATTGGAAGGTTGAGGATTACAACATTGTAGATAAAGTAATGGAGCAAACAGGTATAAAGCGATTTCGTAATAAATTACTGCTATCTTTGAGTGGCGGGGAACGACAGCGAGTATTCCTGGCCCAGGCGCTGGCTCAACAGCCTCAAATCCTGTTATTGGACGAGCCGACCAATCATTTGGATTTCAGTTATCAAAAAAACATGTTAGACGCGTTAAAGGAGATGTCCATTCAAGAAAGCCTGACAGTCATTGCGATTTTCCACGACTTGAATCTGGCCAGCCTGTATTGTGATCGACTCCTGCTTTTAGAAGAGGGGCGAGTAAGAGCATTCCATACCCCGGAAAAAGTATTGGAGGGGACTAAGTTATCTGAAGTTTACCAGTCGAGCATTAACGTTCATGCTCACCCTTATTTCTCTAAACCTCTCACGAATGTCGTACCTTCTTATACAGGTAACATAGAAAAAGTAAGTGTAGACCCCAACTATCTTGATATCTGTTCTGATCGAGTTTATTACCATAGTCCATCACCCTTGAAATGTTATTCTTCTGCAGTATTGCACCCAGGATTCGGATGGTACCGCCATTTTATCAATCTTCATGTCGACCAGTCATTTAATTGTGAAAATCCTGTTGCGTACCTCGAAGATTATGCGGATGAACAAGGCTATCAGACATATGAGACGCTAGGAATGATGACCGCAGCGATGGTCGAAGATGTCTGTGATAAAGTCATAGAGGGTGACGGATTCCGAGTGCTCGTAGTAGTGACAGCAGGTACAAGCAATGCCGTAGATGTGATCCACGCAAATCAGCATATTCAACAAGCTGTACCAGGAACGATCAACACGTGGATTTTCGTAGATGGTGATTTGTCAGAGCAGGCTTACGTGCAATCGGTGATGACAGCAACAGAGGCTAAGGTGAAAGCAATGGTGGAGCTTAATATTCGGGATGATGTATCTGGGACGCTTGCGACCGGAACATCGACGGACAGTACATTAATCGGAAGCACCCAGCAAGGTAAGAGACTAGAATATGGTGGTTCCATTTCCCCTTTAGGAAGGGTGATAGGCAGGGCTGTGTTTGACACGACAAAGCTTGCGATTGAACGCTATTTAAAACGACGAGGTGAGGCCTGA
- a CDS encoding FecCD family ABC transporter permease, protein MEKLSIQKFSVNKSFQYSASLLVLVFCMFLGTSIGSVSISFEVIARIIGEQLLPFLHMTEGIDDMQKAIILNIRLPRVILAALVGGALALAGAVFQGLLKNPLADPYTLGVSSGASVGAVAVLFLGITLPFAGGFTLPAVSILAAIATIVLVVSFTRLVDRSMSMTTIILTGIIFSSFLGSLISLMISLTGEELRQIVNWLLGSVGMRGWDYVYLMLPFFVVGVLLLMVTGQELNAMTFGEERAKQLGVNVERQKYMVLIGASILTGAAVAVSGTIGFVGLVIPHICRKLFGSDHRHLIPLCILNGSTFLILADLFARTIISPSEMPIGVVTALIGAPMFAFILVRRRRGGQSE, encoded by the coding sequence TTGGAGAAGCTATCTATCCAGAAGTTTTCAGTGAATAAATCGTTTCAATATAGTGCTAGCTTATTAGTTTTAGTGTTTTGTATGTTTCTAGGAACATCGATAGGAAGCGTATCGATCTCATTTGAGGTTATTGCTCGCATTATAGGTGAACAATTGCTTCCTTTTTTACATATGACAGAAGGCATCGATGACATGCAGAAAGCGATCATTCTTAATATCCGACTGCCTAGAGTGATCCTGGCTGCGCTTGTTGGCGGGGCATTGGCCTTAGCAGGTGCAGTCTTTCAAGGACTGTTGAAAAACCCACTCGCTGATCCTTATACACTAGGAGTTTCTTCCGGTGCCTCAGTCGGAGCTGTGGCTGTGCTGTTTTTAGGAATCACTCTTCCCTTTGCAGGCGGATTTACCTTGCCGGCTGTAAGCATTTTAGCTGCGATAGCAACGATTGTTCTTGTCGTCAGCTTTACTAGATTAGTCGACCGTTCCATGTCAATGACGACGATTATTTTAACCGGGATCATCTTCAGTTCCTTCTTAGGGTCACTGATCTCGTTAATGATTTCACTGACGGGAGAAGAGCTCCGGCAAATTGTGAACTGGCTTTTAGGAAGTGTGGGAATGCGCGGATGGGACTATGTTTATCTGATGCTTCCATTCTTCGTGGTGGGAGTCCTTCTTCTGATGGTAACAGGGCAAGAATTGAATGCGATGACATTTGGAGAAGAACGCGCCAAGCAGTTAGGTGTCAATGTAGAACGTCAGAAGTATATGGTATTAATCGGTGCATCGATTTTAACAGGGGCAGCAGTCGCAGTTTCCGGAACAATAGGATTTGTCGGACTCGTTATTCCTCATATTTGTCGGAAACTTTTCGGAAGTGACCATCGTCATTTGATTCCACTTTGTATCTTAAACGGCAGTACCTTTTTAATCTTGGCTGATCTATTTGCTCGTACGATCATATCTCCATCGGAAATGCCGATAGGAGTTGTGACAGCCTTAATTGGAGCCCCGATGTTTGCCTTTATTTTAGTTAGACGACGGAGAGGAGGACAATCGGAATGA